One genomic region from Drosophila busckii strain San Diego stock center, stock number 13000-0081.31 chromosome 3R, ASM1175060v1, whole genome shotgun sequence encodes:
- the LOC108602800 gene encoding peptidyl-prolyl cis-trans isomerase CPR6, protein MDWYIGNEWTDATRGLHKKVLNLNLQLHCVEKPLAISTLIFTVNKSCANLGDRPSKYLANNDESQHEMEMGTAVTPIDCYLELLMQQFIAGETSACSIKTKSGDTLQFELKLELIVINTQIETLKGAELHKLALQYKENGVAMYKTYPKFAFDYFVRAAKLLITYKPFDKLDSKIEGIEGSELETLFVQVQTNIAACMLQEKRYEHVIYHTDFVETQEDPSEKSLYRRALAYYHMQEFEKAQLTIERVPNYEKKREFTKLLENIATSWKSSKANYKQVVQRMFS, encoded by the coding sequence ATGGATTGGTATATTGGCAATGAGTGGACCGATGCCACACGAGGATTGCATAAAAAAGTGTTAAATCTAAATCTGCAGCTTCATTGCGTTGAGAAACCACTCGCCATTAGCACCTTGATATTTACAGTAAACAAATCATGTGCAAACTTGGGAGACCGGCCAAGCAAATACTTGGCTAACAATGATGAGAGTCAGCATGAGATGGAAATGGGCACAGCTGTCACCCCTATTGATTGCTACTTGGAACTGTTGATGCAGCAGTTTATAGCGGGCGAAACTTCAGCTTGCAGCATTAAAACTAAATCTGGCGATACTCTTCAGTTTGAGCTTAAGCTGGAATTAATTGTCATAAATACACAGATTGAGACGTTGAAAGGAGCTGAACTGCATAAGCTGGCATTGCAGTATAAAGAAAATGGTGTCGCTATGTACAAGACGTATCCAAAGTTTGCCTTCGACTATTTTGTGCGTGCGGCCAAGCTACTCATTACCTATAAACCGTTTGATAAATTGGATAGCAAAATAGAAGGCATTGAAGGTAGCGAATTGGAGACGCTCTTCGTGCAAGTCCAAACAAATATAGCTGCATGTATGCTGCAGGAGAAGCGTTATGAGCATGTCATTTATCACACGGATTTTGTGGAAACTCAGGAGGACCCTAGCGAGAAGAGCCTTTATCGCCGTGCCCTGGCCTACTACCACATGCAAGAGTTTGAGAAAGCTCAGCTTACCATCGAACGGGTGCCCAACTATGAGAAGAAGCGAGAGTTTACTAAATTGCTTGAGAATATAGCCACCAGCTGGAAGAGTAGCAAAGCTAACTATAAGCAGGTTGTGCAGCGTATGTTTAGTTGA